CACGCTCTTTCTCGCGTGCTGGCGGGAATGAACCCTGAAGAGGTTATCGCTATGATGAAAGAGGCATGCCTTCGGGGAAGAGGTGGAGCAGGGTTTCCCACTTGGCTGAAGTGGGATATCGCACGAAAGCAGCTCGAGAAGGAAAGATACATGATCTGTAATGCTGACGAGGGAGACCCAGGAGCCTTCATGGATCGTAGCATCCTGGAAGGTAACCCTCACGCGCTTTTGGAAGGGATGCTGATAGCAGGCTTCGCCATAGGATCGAGCAATGGGATAATCTACGTAAGGGCAGAGTATCCCACTGCGGTAGCCAAGATCCAGCACGCTATCCAACAGTGCCAGGATCTTGGCCTTGTTGGGAAGGATATCCTCGGGTCTGGGTTTGATTTTGACCTGACCATAAGCAAAGGAGCTGGTGCCTTTGTTTGCGGTGAGGAGACAGCCCTGATTCGCGCCGCTGAGGGAGGAGTTGCCGAACCGCGACAGAAGCCTCCCTACCCTTCCGAATCGGGTTTCAAGGGCAAGCCCACTGTGATTAACAACGTGGAGACCCTGGCCAATGTTCCCATCATCGTGGAGAGGGGGGCCGGCGCATACCGCAGTCTCGGGACGGAGAAATCAGGAGGCACGAAGATATTCTGCCTGGTGGGAAAGGTGCTCAATGCTGGGCTCATAGAGGTTTCCTTTGGGACCAGACTCGGTGATGTCATCTTCGACATTGGTGGCGGAACGAAGAAGGGGAAACGGTTTAAGGCAGTTCAAACCGGTGGCCCCTCTGGCGGGTGTCTCCCAGCGGACAAACTGAACCTTCATATAGATTTTGAAGAATTGGCTCTGGCGGGTTCCATCATTGGCTCGGGCGGCATGATCATAATGGACGAGGATACCTGTATTGTGGATGTGACCCGCTATTTCCTGGGTTTTCTCAAGAGTGAATCCTGCGGAAAGTGCTTTTCCTGCCGTGTGGGAATCGAGCGCATGCTTGAGATCGTGGACCGGATTGCTCAAGGCAGGGCAGTGGAGTCAGACCTGGATCTCCTTGAGGAATTAGCCCTCACCGTCAAGGATACATCTCTATGCGGGCTCGGCCAGACAGCTCCAAACCCTGTTCTCAGCAGTCTCCGGTACTTCAGGGAGGAGTACCTGGAGCACATAAGACACAAGTTTTGCCGAGCGACGGTGTGTGAGTCCCTTTTCCGGTCCCCTTGCCAGAATTCGTGCCCCGCGGGTGTGGATGTGCCAATTTACGTCGACCAGATCAGGCATGGTGAGTTCATTGAAGCCTACGAGACAGTTCAAAAGAATAATCCCTTCCCTGTTGTCTGCGGGAGAGTGTGTCATCATCCCTGCGAGTCTAGGTGCCGGAGAGAGCAGATAGATAAGCCGGTAGCCATCAGGGCGTTGAAGCGCTTTGCCGCCGATTACGCCGTGAGTAATGGCCAAAGACCCGCGAGGGTTCCAGGCATTAAGAGCAGCAAGAAGGTAGCGGTCATCGGGGCTGGGCCAGCCGGGCTGACCGCTGCTTTCTATCTAGGCCGGAAAGGCCACCAGGTAACGGTATTCGAGTCCTCTCCGGTGCCCGGCGGCATGCTGGCCCTAGGGATCCCCGATTACCGGTTGCCCAAGGACTCTCTCAATGCTGACATCGAGGCCATCAGGAACTCAGGGGTCAAGATGAGGATGAACTCGGCGCTTGGCAGGGACTTCACTCTCCAAGACCTGAGGGAGGATGGTTACGAGGCCATATTCCTGGCCATAGGTGCCCATAAGGACAGGGATATGGGGATCCCCGGGGAGGGGCTGGAGGGTGTCCTCTCCAGCGTCGAATTCCTTCGGGCCGTCAATTTGGGGCATCAGGTGGACGTCGACGGCAAAGCGGTGGCAGTCGTAGGGGGAGGAAACGCAGCCATTGACGCGGCCCGGGTTGCCCTGCGAAAGGGCGCTCGTGTGGTACACATACTTTACAGGCGCCGGCAGGAAGACATGCCAGCGATGAAAGAGGAGATCGCTGACGCACT
This genomic stretch from Bacillota bacterium harbors:
- a CDS encoding FAD-dependent oxidoreductase encodes the protein MSVTPRRLLAPGDLAELADCLKTRLDTRKPCVTVCGDTGCTVCGSLGLAESFRNIIDKKGLSDKVDLKVTGCLGFCEQAPAVMAMHDEVLYCKVTPDDVEELLEAIIAGKVVDRLVYADPVTGRIIPRARDIPFYSRQTRMLLEANWHTNPVDIYDYIARGGYHALSRVLAGMNPEEVIAMMKEACLRGRGGAGFPTWLKWDIARKQLEKERYMICNADEGDPGAFMDRSILEGNPHALLEGMLIAGFAIGSSNGIIYVRAEYPTAVAKIQHAIQQCQDLGLVGKDILGSGFDFDLTISKGAGAFVCGEETALIRAAEGGVAEPRQKPPYPSESGFKGKPTVINNVETLANVPIIVERGAGAYRSLGTEKSGGTKIFCLVGKVLNAGLIEVSFGTRLGDVIFDIGGGTKKGKRFKAVQTGGPSGGCLPADKLNLHIDFEELALAGSIIGSGGMIIMDEDTCIVDVTRYFLGFLKSESCGKCFSCRVGIERMLEIVDRIAQGRAVESDLDLLEELALTVKDTSLCGLGQTAPNPVLSSLRYFREEYLEHIRHKFCRATVCESLFRSPCQNSCPAGVDVPIYVDQIRHGEFIEAYETVQKNNPFPVVCGRVCHHPCESRCRREQIDKPVAIRALKRFAADYAVSNGQRPARVPGIKSSKKVAVIGAGPAGLTAAFYLGRKGHQVTVFESSPVPGGMLALGIPDYRLPKDSLNADIEAIRNSGVKMRMNSALGRDFTLQDLREDGYEAIFLAIGAHKDRDMGIPGEGLEGVLSSVEFLRAVNLGHQVDVDGKAVAVVGGGNAAIDAARVALRKGARVVHILYRRRQEDMPAMKEEIADALAEGIHLTQLTAPVRILGDDKVRAIECVRMGLGDFDETGRRRPVAEAGTEFHLPVDVVIRAIGQAPDVPDTVRKTVSIAGNGTIAVDSRSLSTQVAGVFAGGDCVTGPAMAIDAIAQGRIAAASIDKYLGGDGVLWGDDEEPVRQFRSEIIQTPLDRYAPGKIPLSERIRGFREVEMAYSEEVACNEASRCLRCDVQQDDEEEQDNRHSLAGAS